In Nothobranchius furzeri strain GRZ-AD chromosome 19, NfurGRZ-RIMD1, whole genome shotgun sequence, the following are encoded in one genomic region:
- the gnb3b gene encoding guanine nucleotide-binding protein G(I)/G(S)/G(T) subunit beta-3b codes for MAAEKAEMDKLKKECDGLRTQIEAARKAANDSTMSAAANGVAPVGRVQLKLRKNLKGHLAKIYAMHWAEDSRQMVSASQDGKLLVWDTFTGNKLVAVPLKSAWVMSVAFAPSGNLVASGGLDNICTVYNIKAASPKTLRELDAHTGYLSCCRFLSDTEILTASGDTTCVLWDLETGKQKTIFTNHIGDCMSLALSPDQKTFISGACDSLAKLWDLREGTCKQTFSGHTSDINAIAFFGSGNAVITGSDDCSCKMYDLRSDQEVIQYVDASLNAGVTSLALSNSGRLIFAGYDDFNCHIWDSLKGEKVGVLSGHDNRVSCTGVPADGMGVCTGSWDSFLKLWN; via the exons ATGGCAGCTGAAAAAGCTGAAATGGATAAACTGAAAAAGGAATGCGATGGCCTCCGTACGCAGATCGAG GCGGCTCGTAAGGCTGCGAACGACTCCACCATGTCAGCAGCAGCTAACGGCGTGGCCCCGGTGGGTCGGGTCCAGCTGAAGCTCAGGAAGAACCTCAAAGGTCACCTGGCTAAAATCTATGCCATGCACTGGGCAGAAGACTCCAG GCAAATGGTCAGTGCATCTCAGGATGGAAAGCTTCTTGTCTGGGACACCTTCACTGGAAACAAG TTGGTTGCTGTTCCTCTGAAGTCTGCCTGGGTGATGAGTGTTGCCTTTGCCCCGTCTGGAAACCTGGTGGCCAGTGGTGGTCTGGATAACATCTGCACGGTCTACAACATCAAGGCTGCCAGCCCCAAGACCCTCCGGGAGCTGGATGCTCACACAG GTTACTTGTCTTGCTGCCGTTTTCTTAGTGATACTGAGATCCTGACAGCTTCTGGTGACACCACCTG CGTTCTGTGGGACCTGGAAACCGGCAAGCAGAAGACCATCTTCACCAACCACATTGGAGACTGCATGTCTCTGGCTCTGTCTCCAGACCAGAAAACCTTCATCTCCGGAGCGTGCGACTCTCTGGCCAAGCTTTGGGACCTGAGGGAAGGCACCTGCAAGCAGACCTTCTCCGGACACACCAGCGACATCAACGCCATCGCT TTCTTCGGCAGTGGGAATGCCGTCATCACCGGTTCCGACGACTGCTCCTGCAAGATGTACGACCTGCGCTCCGACCAGGAGGTGATCCAGTACGTCGACGCCAGCCTGAACGCCGGCGTCACCTCCTTGGCTCTCTCCAACTCCGGCCGTCTCATCTTTGCCGGTTACGACGACTTCAACTGCCACATCTGGGACTCGCTGAAGGGGGAGAAAGTTG GTGTTCTCTCCGGCCACGACAACAGGGTGAGCTGCACCGGCGTTCCCGCTGACGGGATGGGCGTCTGCACAGGATCCTGGGATAGCTTCCTCAAACTGTGGAACTGA
- the LOC107394773 gene encoding triosephosphate isomerase-like isoform X1 produces the protein MDLERHSKNTPKMFKGSLIQSFLVRLLKWMDILPLISEVVCAAPSIYLDFVRSSLDPRISVAAQNCFRGPRERLQGRSENVKDWSNVVLAYEPVWAIVTSQTATPEQAQEVHQKLRSWLRANLSDEVADSVRIIYGGQPQIFIFIYLLFILILISCVLVTFYSVWSRSLPEKHYMCHCYGSTLLSVQGLN, from the exons atggatttagaaagacacagcaagaacacacctaagatgttcaagggGTCATTAATTCAGTCTTTTCTTGTTAGGCTTCTGAAGTGGATGGACATTCTGCCTCTGATTTCAGAGGTGGTCTGCGCTGCTCCCTCCATCTATCTGGACTTTGTTCGGTCCAGTCTGGATCCCAGAATCAGCGTTGCAGCCCAGAACTGTTTCCGGGGTCCAAGGGAGCGTTTACAGGGGAGATCAG AGAACGTGAAGGATTGGAGCAACGTGGTGCTGGCGTATGAACCAGTGTGGGCCATCGTCACTAGCCAGACAGCCACACCTGAGCag gCTCAGGAGGTCCATCAGAAACTGAGATCCTGGCTCAGAGCAAACCTCTCAGACGAAGTGGCCGATTCTGTCCGCATCATTTACGGAGGTCAGCCAcaaatttttatatttatttatttattatttattttaatcctAATTAGTTGTGTTTTAGTAACTTTCTACAGCGTGTGGAGCCGTTCTCTTCCAGAGAAACATTACATGTGTCACTGCTACGGAAGCACATTACTGTCAGTGCAAGGATTAAACTAA
- the LOC107394773 gene encoding triosephosphate isomerase-like isoform X2, producing MDILPLISEVVCAAPSIYLDFVRSSLDPRISVAAQNCFRGPRERLQGRSENVKDWSNVVLAYEPVWAIVTSQTATPEQAQEVHQKLRSWLRANLSDEVADSVRIIYGGQPQIFIFIYLLFILILISCVLVTFYSVWSRSLPEKHYMCHCYGSTLLSVQGLN from the exons ATGGACATTCTGCCTCTGATTTCAGAGGTGGTCTGCGCTGCTCCCTCCATCTATCTGGACTTTGTTCGGTCCAGTCTGGATCCCAGAATCAGCGTTGCAGCCCAGAACTGTTTCCGGGGTCCAAGGGAGCGTTTACAGGGGAGATCAG AGAACGTGAAGGATTGGAGCAACGTGGTGCTGGCGTATGAACCAGTGTGGGCCATCGTCACTAGCCAGACAGCCACACCTGAGCag gCTCAGGAGGTCCATCAGAAACTGAGATCCTGGCTCAGAGCAAACCTCTCAGACGAAGTGGCCGATTCTGTCCGCATCATTTACGGAGGTCAGCCAcaaatttttatatttatttatttattatttattttaatcctAATTAGTTGTGTTTTAGTAACTTTCTACAGCGTGTGGAGCCGTTCTCTTCCAGAGAAACATTACATGTGTCACTGCTACGGAAGCACATTACTGTCAGTGCAAGGATTAAACTAA